In Arachis stenosperma cultivar V10309 chromosome 1, arast.V10309.gnm1.PFL2, whole genome shotgun sequence, one DNA window encodes the following:
- the LOC130982558 gene encoding arginine--tRNA ligase, chloroplastic/mitochondrial-like — protein sequence MAVGGENMGNVKRQLVQLFELSLRATVPSETDVAPLVDACFTKSGAIMKNLSPSDMAESCSVAGPGFVNVVLSKNRIAQMTAFSTF from the exons ATGGCAGTT GGTGGCGAAAACATGGGTAATGTTAAAAGGCAGTTGGTACAACTGTTTGAGTTATCTCTGCGAGCAACCGTACCTAGTGAAACAGATGTAGCACCATTAGTTGATGCTTGCTTTACAAAATCTGGT GCCATAATGAAGAATCTTTCCCCTTCTGATATGGCAGAATCATGCTCTGTAGCTGGCCCTGGATTTGTGAATGTTGTCTTATCAAAGAATCGGATAGCACAGATGACTGCATTTTCGACCTTCTAG